Proteins from a genomic interval of Pseudomonas asplenii:
- a CDS encoding ABC transporter substrate-binding protein, whose product MTDNKNTPELISGQESLRVFEGLNRGMSRRNALQMLGIAGVAAAGAGSLFGAAGKLFADEAATTGKGKPGGKIRVAGMSSSTADTLDPAKGALSTDYVRHFMFYNGLTRFDKHLVPQLELAERIDNSDATLWTITLRKDVTFHNGKPLTAADVVFSLSRQKDPLTGSKVMALLEQFVEIKASGPNEVQIRLSAPNAELPSILAVSHLLIVPEGTTDFNKGIGTGPFTVGEFKPGVRSIAVRNKNYWKPGLPYLDEIEFIAIADEPSRVNALLSGDVHMINEVNPRSTTRIKASAKHRVVDAPSGNYTDLIIRQDQLPGKSPEFTQAMKLLLDREQVKSAVFRGFAVVGNDQPIAPGSRYFNTDLPQTVYDPEKAKFLLKKAGMESITMPLMASPAATGSVDIAVLMQQSAKQAGLKLDVNRLPSDGYWSNHWMKHPLSFGNINPRPNADVMFSQFFQSKAPWNESGWQNDQFDQLLMLARGETDDAKRAKMYADMQTLVHDHAGIGIPVFISNIDGVDQRIKGYDSNPLGGFMGYMFAEQVWLDA is encoded by the coding sequence ATGACTGACAATAAAAACACCCCCGAGCTTATCTCCGGCCAGGAAAGCCTGCGAGTATTCGAGGGTCTCAACCGTGGTATGTCGCGCCGCAACGCCCTGCAAATGCTCGGCATTGCCGGTGTAGCCGCCGCCGGTGCGGGCAGCCTGTTCGGCGCTGCCGGCAAGCTGTTTGCCGATGAAGCCGCCACGACGGGCAAGGGCAAGCCTGGGGGCAAGATCCGCGTGGCCGGCATGTCCAGCTCCACCGCCGATACCCTCGACCCGGCCAAGGGCGCGCTGTCCACCGATTACGTGCGCCACTTCATGTTCTACAACGGCCTGACTCGCTTCGACAAGCATCTGGTGCCGCAACTGGAATTGGCCGAGCGCATCGACAACAGCGACGCCACCTTGTGGACCATCACCCTGCGCAAGGACGTGACTTTCCACAATGGCAAGCCGTTGACCGCTGCCGACGTGGTGTTCTCCCTGAGTCGCCAGAAGGATCCGCTTACCGGCTCAAAAGTCATGGCGCTGCTTGAGCAGTTCGTCGAGATCAAGGCGAGCGGACCCAACGAAGTGCAGATCCGTCTCAGCGCCCCCAACGCCGAGCTGCCGTCGATTCTCGCGGTATCGCACCTGTTGATCGTTCCCGAGGGCACGACCGACTTCAACAAAGGCATCGGCACCGGGCCGTTCACCGTCGGCGAATTCAAGCCCGGTGTGCGTTCGATTGCGGTGCGCAACAAGAATTACTGGAAGCCGGGCCTGCCGTACCTCGATGAAATCGAATTCATCGCCATTGCCGACGAGCCATCGCGTGTCAATGCGCTGCTGTCGGGCGACGTGCACATGATCAACGAGGTCAACCCGCGCTCCACCACGCGGATCAAGGCCAGTGCCAAACACCGTGTCGTCGATGCTCCCTCGGGCAACTACACTGACTTGATCATTCGCCAGGACCAGTTGCCTGGCAAGAGCCCGGAATTCACTCAGGCCATGAAGTTGCTGCTGGACCGTGAACAGGTCAAGTCTGCGGTGTTCCGTGGCTTTGCCGTGGTCGGCAACGACCAACCGATTGCCCCCGGTTCGCGCTACTTCAACACCGACCTGCCGCAGACGGTCTACGACCCGGAAAAAGCCAAGTTCCTGCTGAAAAAAGCCGGCATGGAAAGCATCACCATGCCGCTGATGGCGTCACCCGCCGCGACCGGTTCGGTGGATATCGCCGTGCTCATGCAGCAATCGGCGAAACAGGCCGGGCTCAAGCTGGATGTGAATCGACTGCCCAGCGACGGCTACTGGTCCAACCACTGGATGAAGCACCCGTTGAGCTTCGGCAACATCAACCCACGGCCGAACGCCGACGTGATGTTCTCGCAGTTCTTCCAATCCAAGGCGCCGTGGAACGAGTCCGGCTGGCAGAACGATCAGTTCGACCAGTTGCTGATGCTGGCACGCGGTGAAACCGACGACGCCAAACGCGCCAAAATGTACGCCGACATGCAGACCCTGGTGCATGACCACGCCGGTATCGGTATCCCGGTGTTCATCAGCAACATCGACGGCGTAGACCAACGCATCAAGGGCTACGACAGTAACCCGCTGGGCGGCTTCATGGGCTACATGTTCGCCGAGCAGGTCTGGTTGGACGCGTGA
- a CDS encoding ABC transporter permease: MNSNTLWLIGRRLGAGAVTLLIVSMVVFAITAVLPGDAAQQSLGQFATPEQVAALRLKLGLDQPGVLRYLHWLMSLLTGDMGVSVSNAMPVGELMAGRMPNTLMLAGVTALVSVPVALVLGIGSAMGRGGRIDSCLSFITLAMVAVPEFLVATLAVLIFAVNLGWLSALSYASDVSSPLEFLRTYALPVMTLCCVIVAQMARMTRAAVIDQLDSPYVEMARLKGVSPIRIVLRHALPNAIGPIANAIALSLSYLLGGVVIVETIFNYPGIASLMVDAVTNRDMALVQACTMLFCAAYLGLVLLADLCAILSNPRLRNQ; the protein is encoded by the coding sequence ATGAATAGCAATACACTGTGGTTGATCGGCCGGCGCCTCGGCGCCGGTGCCGTGACCTTGTTGATCGTGTCCATGGTCGTGTTCGCGATCACGGCGGTACTGCCGGGGGACGCGGCGCAACAATCCCTTGGCCAGTTCGCGACCCCTGAACAGGTGGCGGCGCTGCGCCTGAAACTGGGGTTGGACCAGCCCGGTGTGTTGCGTTACTTGCACTGGTTGATGAGCCTGCTCACCGGCGATATGGGCGTGTCGGTATCCAACGCCATGCCGGTGGGTGAACTGATGGCGGGCCGGATGCCCAATACCCTGATGCTGGCGGGTGTCACCGCGCTGGTGTCGGTGCCGGTGGCACTGGTACTCGGCATCGGCTCGGCCATGGGCCGAGGCGGGCGCATCGACAGTTGCCTGAGTTTTATCACCCTGGCCATGGTCGCGGTGCCGGAGTTTCTGGTGGCGACCCTGGCGGTGCTGATTTTCGCCGTCAACCTCGGCTGGTTGTCGGCGCTGTCGTATGCCAGCGACGTCAGCTCACCGCTGGAGTTTCTGCGTACCTATGCCTTGCCGGTAATGACGTTGTGCTGTGTCATCGTCGCGCAAATGGCGCGCATGACACGTGCCGCCGTGATCGACCAGCTCGACAGCCCTTATGTGGAAATGGCCCGCCTCAAAGGCGTCAGCCCGATCCGCATAGTGCTGCGTCATGCCTTGCCCAATGCGATCGGGCCGATTGCCAACGCCATCGCCCTGAGTCTGTCGTACCTGTTGGGCGGGGTGGTGATCGTTGAAACCATCTTCAACTACCCCGGCATCGCCAGCTTGATGGTCGATGCCGTGACCAACCGCGACATGGCGCTGGTGCAGGCATGCACCATGTTGTTCTGTGCGGCCTACCTGGGTCTGGTGCTGCTCGCCGACCTGTGCGCGATCCTGTCCAATCCGAGGCTGAGAAACCAATGA
- a CDS encoding ABC transporter permease, which yields MNPLIAKSKPVSSALALAKVSSGPSWLGLLGGVVCVVWLLVALFGPWLAPHPVGEVVSDNIFEGFSLAHPFGTDYLGRDMLSRVMVGARFTVGLSLVAALLASTFGTGCALLSVVSPKWLDEIISRIMDAFISIPSKMLALIMVSAFGSSVTLLICTAVISYIPGSFRVARSMAVNIEALEYVQVARTRGERRLYVACVEILPNMLNPVLTDLGLRFGYIVLLLSGMSFLGLGVQPPDADLGSLVRENIGGLNQGALAIIIPALAIGTLTISVNLLIDYLSTRRSRRTGGH from the coding sequence ATGAACCCTCTCATTGCGAAGTCCAAGCCTGTTTCCTCCGCCCTGGCACTTGCCAAGGTATCCAGTGGTCCTTCCTGGCTGGGTCTGCTGGGTGGCGTGGTATGCGTCGTCTGGCTGCTGGTGGCGTTGTTCGGTCCCTGGCTGGCGCCCCATCCGGTGGGCGAAGTGGTGTCCGATAACATCTTCGAAGGCTTCAGCCTCGCGCATCCGTTCGGCACCGACTACCTGGGCCGTGACATGCTCAGCCGGGTCATGGTCGGCGCGCGCTTCACCGTCGGCCTGTCGCTGGTGGCAGCGTTGCTGGCCAGCACCTTCGGGACTGGCTGTGCGCTGTTGTCGGTGGTCTCGCCCAAGTGGCTGGACGAAATCATCAGCCGCATCATGGACGCCTTCATCTCGATCCCCAGCAAGATGCTGGCGCTGATCATGGTCTCGGCCTTCGGCTCATCGGTGACGTTGCTGATCTGTACGGCCGTCATCAGTTATATCCCCGGTTCGTTCCGCGTTGCCCGCAGCATGGCGGTCAACATCGAAGCCCTGGAGTACGTGCAGGTCGCACGTACCCGTGGCGAGCGCCGGTTGTATGTGGCGTGCGTGGAAATCCTGCCGAATATGCTCAACCCGGTATTGACCGACCTGGGCCTGCGGTTCGGCTACATCGTGCTGTTGCTCAGCGGCATGAGTTTTCTCGGTCTCGGCGTACAACCGCCGGATGCCGACCTCGGCTCACTGGTACGGGAAAATATTGGCGGCCTCAACCAGGGTGCGCTGGCCATCATCATTCCGGCGCTTGCCATCGGTACGTTGACCATCAGCGTGAATCTGCTGATCGACTATTTGTCGACCCGACGTAGTCGACGCACGGGAGGCCATTGA